GAGCTTGTTTCCCTTGTATTCGCCGTATTCTATCATTTTATCACCATTTTTGAAAAACTTGCATTAAATATTAAAACTTTACCAAAAACATATATAAATAGCAAAGTTGGACATAATATAATTACAGATAATTGCAATAAAAAGGGCTGATTCATGATAAAACTGGTGCTGGTAAGGCACGGGGAAAGCATCTGGAACAGGGAAAACAGGTTCACCGGCTGGGTGGATGTTGGATTATCAGAGAAGGGAATTCTTGAAGCCAGAAAAGCGGGAAAAGCATTAAAAAAAGATGGCTTCACATTTGACATTGCATTCTCCTCTGTCCTGAAAAGGGCAACAGACACCCTGAAAATAATTCTTTCTGAAATGAAACTCTCAATTCCTGTTGAGAATTCCTGGCGCCTCAATGAGAGGCACTACGGCGCCCTCCAGGGATTAAACAAAAGAGAGATGGCAAAAAAATACGGGGAGAAGCAGGTTTACGCCTGGAGAAGGGGCTATGATGAACGCCCTCCTGCCTTAGACATAAAAAGCGACATGAATCCAAGAAAAGACCCGCTTTATTTTGACTTGA
The nucleotide sequence above comes from Candidatus Woesearchaeota archaeon. Encoded proteins:
- the gpmA gene encoding 2,3-diphosphoglycerate-dependent phosphoglycerate mutase — its product is MIKLVLVRHGESIWNRENRFTGWVDVGLSEKGILEARKAGKALKKDGFTFDIAFSSVLKRATDTLKIILSEMKLSIPVENSWRLNERHYGALQGLNKREMAKKYGEKQVYAWRRGYDERPPALDIKSDMNPRKDPLYFDLKKSELPLTESLKDTVFRFEPYWKNEMAPKLRKGSKILVVAHGNSIRALVKILDRIPDRKISGINIPTGI